From the Malus domestica chromosome 17, GDT2T_hap1 genome, one window contains:
- the LOC103438697 gene encoding zinc finger protein 1 has protein sequence METPNAQNQQLVQDHHQEHPQAQNPNLPLDLSLSNKESNHGAKLELNLINCFDSNNTSGNSSSETSSPKGTTTTDFEPRVFSCNYCQRKFYSSQALGGHQNAHKRERTLAKKGLKGNCAAAEADAFDRLPSLLSTYRFSSMASLPLHGSFNNRSLGIQVHSTIHKPCYQTNTIGGHNGNSGWLRRPIDQQPAIGRLVPPNNVFHVQGGGIGSSSSSSSGGVGRFSYSTNVRKFSPETEGIGGLWWSNSSIGHFNTKQDDLQKLDLSLKL, from the coding sequence ATGGAAACCCCAAACGCACAGAACCAACAACTAGTGCAAGATCATCACCAAGAACACCCTCAAGCTCAAAACCCTAATCTTCCATTAGATCTAAGCCTCTCAAACAAGGAATCCAATCACGGGGCGAAGCTGGAACTCAACCTCATCAACTGTTTTGATTCAAACAACACATCAGGAAACTCTTCATCAGAGACTTCCAGTCCCAAAGGTACTACCACTACTGATTTCGAGCCAAGGGTTTTCTCCTGCAATTATTGCCAGAGAAAATTTTACAGTTCACAAGCGCTCGGAGGGCaccaaaatgctcataagagagagagaacacTTGCCAAAAAAGGGCTCAAGGGTAATTGTGCTGCAGCAGAAGCAGATGCCTTTGATAGGCTGCCAAGTTTACTCTCCACATACAGATTCTCCAGCATGGCATCTCTCCCTTTGCATGGGTCCTTCAATAATAGGTCACTTGGCATACAAGTGCATTCCACAATTCACAAGCCTTGTTACCAAACAAACACCATTGGAGGACATAATGGTAATAGTGGGTGGCTGAGACGACCTATTGATCAACAACCTGCGATCGGGCGGCTTGTTCCACCTAACAATGTTTTTCATGTGCAGGGTGGCGGCATaggatcctcctcctcctcatcgaGTGGCGGTGTTGGAAGGTTTTCCTATAGTACTAATGTTCGGAAGTTTTCTCCAGAGACGGAAGGAATTGGAGGATTATGGTGGAGTAATAGTAGTATTGGCCATTTTAATACTAAGCAAGATGACTTGCAGAAGCTTGACTTGTCCCTCAAGCTCTAA